One genomic window of Rissa tridactyla isolate bRisTri1 unplaced genomic scaffold, bRisTri1.patW.cur.20221130 scaffold_29, whole genome shotgun sequence includes the following:
- the LOC128903282 gene encoding olfactory receptor 14J1-like, producing LHYGTLLGSRACVHMAAAAWGSGFLYALLHMANTFSLPLCQGNALDQFFCEIPQILKLSCSHSYLREAGLLVVSACLGFGCFVFIVLSYVQIFRAVLRIPSEQGRHKAFSTCLPHLAVVSLLVSTAMFAYLKPPSISSPVLDLVVAVLYSVLPPGSV from the exons ctgcactacgggaccctcctgggcagcagagcttgtgtccacatggcagcagctgcctggggcagtgggtttctctatgctctcctgcacatggccaatacattttccctacccctctgccagggcaatgccctggaccagttcttctgtgaaatcccccagatcctcaagctctcctgctcacactcctacctcagggaagctgggcttcttgtggtcagtgcctgtttaggcttcgggtgctttgttttcatcgtgctgtcctacgtgcagatcttcagggccgtgctgaggatcccctctgagcagggacggcacaaagccttttccacgtgcctccctcacctggccgtcgtctccctgcttgtcagcactgccatgtttgcctacctgaagcccccctccatctcctccccagttctcgacctggtggtggctgtgctgtactcagtgttgcctcca ggaagcgtctga